GGACTAATTTAGCTCTTCAGTGACTTGTCCAGAGGTGGTGGAGACCAAATAGTCCCAGGTGCCAGAGACCAGAGGCCACTGTCCCAGGAGCAACAAAGGGAACTCCCAGAGTCGGAGAAAACAGCAGTAAAGCTACGGTACTGCCTGAGCACTAGCCCTCAGATGGCAACCTTTATCAGTAAAGGGCCAGGGGGTTTTCACTTTAGGGTTTTTGGACCACAGAGTCTCTTGTCTTAAATTTATTTCAGAGTGCAAGCATAACTGTGCATACAGTAGAACACACTGAAAGATATCAAGCCAGCTCTTTCAAAACCCTGTTGCTTCTCTGCAAGAACACAGAAAACTTCTTGCTGctttgaaaaatactttaaagaatgTAGAAACTAGGTGGTGATCCTacttctaattccagcactgggaaagcaggaGTTCGAGGCACACAGGGCTACAgttaagactgtctcaaaaaaacaaaacaaaacaaaacaaaaccaaaaacaaaaaaccccaaaaaacaaagtggaaacCATTTTTAACTCAACCATAAAAAACCAGGCTGTGGTCCAAATACAGCCCTCAGGCTTAGACTTGCCAGTCCCTACTCTATATAGTGCATATGCACTAAAGCAATGCTGCTAACTAAGGCCTCTATACATTAGAAATCACAGAACAAAGGAACTGAAAACCTCAATTTTatgttaagacagggtcttgtatagcctaggctgtcctgaactcaccatgtagcccaggctaacctggaactgcTGACTGTTTTGCCACTATCTCACAACTGTTGACATTATAGGACTATGCCATCAGACCTAGCTtgtattctttatttaaaaaaatgttaaagcagGGGGTGTCTGTACACACCTTTAAcgccagcactgaggaggcagagctcTGTGCATTCCAGGCCAGTTAGTGTGATGTAATGAGGGgggaatatttaaatgtttaggtgtgggtgtgtatgcatgtgtgtgctcacgtgtgtgccactacatgcatgtggaggtccgAAAACAGCTTGTAGAAGTTGGCTCATTCCTTCATCATATTATCAGGTGCCTatgcccactaagccatcttatTGGCcccttacttttttttctttaatttttcaagaaagggttcctctgtgtatctCTAgtatcctggaattagctctatagaccaggataacctcaaactcagagatttacctacttttgcctcctgagcgctaggattaaaagtgtgtgccactaggCCCAGCTTagcttctgtttttaattaatatattcttattttattggtgctttgcctatgtgtatgtgtgtgagggtgttgaatcctggagttacacacagttgtgagctgccacataggtgctgggaattaaaccctagtcctctggaagagcagtcagtgctcttaacccctaagccatttctccagcccttagcttgtatttctttttctttctttctttcttttttttttttttaactcattctgtagacttgctggcctcgaactcaagagatccgccagcctctacatcccgagtgctgagattaaaggcgtacaccaccaacgcccggcttcttagcttgtatttttaattaactaaaatTTGAGGCAGGGCaatggtgacatatgcctttaatgtcagcacttgagaagcagaggcaggtggatctctgggagttcgaagCCAGAATGAGTGctaggacagcaaggactacacagtgaaaccctgtgtctaaaaacaaacaaaaattttgaatAAAGCTAGGCATGGTTTTATatggctttgatcccagcactcaagaggcagaggcagaagcaggtagaccCTTGTGAGTTcgagtcagcctggtctatacagcaagctccaggccagccagggctgcttAGAGTGAGGCACtagctcaaaaaagaaaaacaaacaaaataatagaaatttaaataaagctgggcggtggtggtgcatgcctttaatgccagcactcaggaggcagaggcaggtggatctctgtgagctcgaggccagcctggtctactgagcaagttccaggacagcctccaaagctacagagaaaccctctcttgaaaaacaacaacaaaagaaatttaaataaaaaataacaacacacaGCTAGGGACTTCTGAATAGGAAAGTGCAGTTCTAGACCTGACCTTTGAAACACATAGCAGAGCTAACAGAGGGCCCAGGTAATCTTACCTGGCATAACCAATGATGAGGCTCCCAAAAACAGTCCCAATCCCAGCCCCAGAGCCAGCCACCCCAACTGTAGCAGCCCCAGCCCCAATGAACTTGGCGGCTGTGTCGATGTCTCTGGAAATGACGCTGGTTTGGAAGCTGCGGCTAGGGATGAGTGAAGTTGGAGGACGAGGGGCTGCCAAGCTGCTGAGGCCCTgtgaagaagaggcagacagaaggCAGGGTTTTGTTATCAATCCTGTTTTGCTTTGGaaacatttgtattattttaaactgCTGGGCTGTCTAATACAATGTTTCTCCCTCAACAGAAACTCATGTAATCTGGAAACCTTCCTGAAATGCTGGCATGAGGACTTTTTAATGTAAGAGGTGGAGTTCAAATGCCTTCATGATTCAGGTAGAGTCTAGAAGTGTTTAGTCCAAGACATGAGCTTGTTCTTGTTCTTGACTCCCATGCCTAGTCAGTAGACTAGGTTGAGTAATGGACCAgagtcctgtgcaagagcaacaagtgctcttaactgctgagccaactcttccGCTGAGGCTGAGTGATGGAAGTTGAGAGTGGCACGACAAAATAGGAACTGCCAGTGGCAATTTCTATCATATGAGTATTAATATTAACTGCTTCCATCTCCATCTGTGGCGCATTTCAGTCTGTGGTGGTTGTCCTCAGCACTCCCCCTACTGGTTCTGGGAGGCAACCCTCTTTACACCTCACCAGCAAACCACAGTCCCAACTCCACCTCAAGGTACCTCACCTCATCCGTCCATGTCTGTGGTCGATTCAACTCCACTGCAGACAGGGGACGACTCAGCAGCTGAGAGGTGCTCCTGATCTAGTGGAATAACATGGGCAGGAAGGTCAAGGAAAGCTGCGGAGGTAACTTTCAGAACCACTTCAGGTCACTGCATATAGTAGGATGTTCTCTGAATGCTTCTTCCACTCTTTCAAAATTATCAGAACCTTGAATCATTCTTTAACAAATTTtaagagacaggcagacatctctaatcccagcactcaggaagcggAGGAAGGTGGATCACTAAGTGTTTcagggctaaatagtgagaccctatctcaaacaacagcagcaacaaaacagtaatagagggactggagagatgccaggtttgatcccagaacccacacggtaGCACACCATCATTcacaaccccagctccagggtatccaacaccctcttgtgACCTCCTTGGACATAAGACATACATGAGGTACACatcatatatgcaggcaaaaatatacataaactaattttctacaaaaatatcttaagggttggagagatggctcagaggttaagagcattgactgctcttccaaaggtcctgagttcaattcccagaaaccacatggtggctcacagccatctgtaatgagatctggtgccctcttctggcctacaggcatacatggaggcagaatgttgtatacataataaataaataaaatctttaaaaaaatatatcttaaaagaaacaaaaatctcgCTGCattgaccaagctggccttgaagccCCAGACCCACCAACTCTGCTGCTTTAGCATCTCAGCATCTCTACTGGGACTTCACACGCAGTGCCATTCCTGACTTCAGCAAATTTTGAATTCAGGAGTCACGCTATCCTCttgcttttcagattttgctttaaggaaagaaagtatACTTCCTTGTAGGAGTCCATAGGAAGTCACAACTTCTGCTATATTCTTTTGCCCTCTTGAG
This DNA window, taken from Cricetulus griseus strain 17A/GY chromosome 2, alternate assembly CriGri-PICRH-1.0, whole genome shotgun sequence, encodes the following:
- the Atp5mc2 gene encoding ATP synthase F(0) complex subunit C2, mitochondrial, with translation MYACSKFISTRSLIRSTSQLLSRPLSAVELNRPQTWTDEGLSSLAAPRPPTSLIPSRSFQTSVISRDIDTAAKFIGAGAATVGVAGSGAGIGTVFGSLIIGYARNPSLKQQLFSYAILGFALSEAMGLFCLMVAFLILFAM